The following coding sequences lie in one Arachis ipaensis cultivar K30076 chromosome B03, Araip1.1, whole genome shotgun sequence genomic window:
- the LOC110269431 gene encoding protein FAR1-RELATED SEQUENCE 5-like — MIVDGIGSFNRIDFSSLTYEEMRRFEFVDLQTAYDFYNEYGRIQGFSIRRSKVGRSTKIGSEGEILWQIFVCSRQGERDTKHIHRVERKMDPRPITQCGCGAQIKVHVDHSTGRWFVDKFCDEHNHEMLDARFRGLLRSHRVIKEGDMHQINSMKKAGMRVSILFRAFATQCGDLRQLDLKLKTSTMQ, encoded by the coding sequence ATGATTGTCGACGGAATTGGATCATTTAATAGAATAGATTTTTCTTCTTTAACATATGAGGAGATGCGGAGGTTTGAGTTTGTGGACTTGCAGACAGCTTATGACTTCTACAATGAGTATGGGCGGATTCAAGGGTTTTCTATTCGGAGGTCAAAGGTTGGAAGAAGCACAAAGATTGGATCGGAGGGAGAAATTTTATGGCAAATTTTTGTTTGCTCGAGACAAGGTGAGAGAGACACCAAACATATTCATCGGGTAGAAAGGAAAATGGATCCTCGACCAATTACACAATGTGGGTGTGGTGCACAAATAAAGGTTCACGTTGATCATAGCACTGGCCGTTGGTTCGTAGATAAGTTTTGTGACGAACACAACCATGAGATGCTAGATGCAAGGTTCCGGGGGTTGTTACGTTCTCATAGAGTAATCAAGGAAGGGGACATGCATCAAATTAACTCGATGAAAAAAGCTGGGATGCGTGTGTCAATCTTATTTCGTGCATTTGCCACCCAATGCGGGGATTTGAGACAGTTGGATTTGAAATTAAAGACATCTACAATGCAATAG
- the LOC107630280 gene encoding NADPH:adrenodoxin oxidoreductase, mitochondrial isoform X1: protein MQNVVILQARKWFSRSLSSFSSNPLKVCVVGSGPAGFYTAEKMLKAHQQAQVDIIDRLPTPFGLVRSGVAPDHPETKIVINQFSRVAQHEQCSFLGNVTLGSSISLSELRKLYHVVVLAYGAESDRSLGIPGESLKGIHSAREFVWWYNGHPDGRNLDPDLKNTDAAVILGQGNVALDVARILLRPTAELATTDIANYALAALEESSIRKVYLVGRRGPAQAACTAKELREILGIRNVDISIQEVDLRLTPADEEELKSNRIKRRVHELLSKAAAKPRTAGLNQRELHFVFFRKPDSFQESEDRTGHVSGVHFEKTVLKGDGPGKQIAIGTGEFEDIKCGLVLKSIGYKSVPVDGLPFDYKKGIVPNFRGRVLSDTSGDPTLLEEGLYVCGWLKRGPTGIVATNLHCAEETVLSISEDIEKGMLISSAALPKPGREGLLQLLQDRDVRIVSFSDWEKIDSEEKRLGSSRNKPREKLSTWDELHKAALE, encoded by the exons ATGCAAAACGTGGTAATTTTGCAAGCAAGGAAATGGTTTTCAAGAAGCTTGTCGAGCTTTTCTTCGAACCCTTTGAAAGTCTGCGTAGTTGGAAGTGGCCCTGCTGGATTCTACACTGCCGAGAAG ATGTTGAAGGCTCATCAACAAGCACAGGTTGATATCATTGACCGGTTGCCCACGCCTTTCGGCTTGGTTCGCTCTGGTGTTGCACCCGATCACCCTGAAACAAAG ATTGTCATCAACCAGTTTTCACGGGTGGCGCAACACGAGCAATGCTCATTTCTTGGAAATGTGACCCTTGGATCTAGCATTTCTCTCTCTGAATTACGCAAGCTCTACCATGTG GTTGTCCTTGCATATGGTGCTGAAAGTGACAGAAGTCTTGGTATCCCAGGAGAA AGTTTGAAAGGGATACATTCAGCTAGAGAATTTGTTTGGTGGTATAACGGGCATCCTGATGGGCGAAATCTTGATCCAGACCTGAAGAACACAGATGCAGCTGTAATTCTTGGTCAG GGAAATGTTGCTCTTGATGTTGCACGCATTCTTTTACGGCCTACTGCAGAGTTAGCAACAACTGATATTGCCAATTATGCTTTGGCTGCTTTGGAGGAGAGCTCTATCAG GAAGGTCTATTTGGTCGGAAGACGTGGTCCTGCCCAAGCGGCTTGCACTGCAAAAGAACTGCGGGAGATTCTTG GTATTCGTAACGTTGATATATCCATACAGGAAGTGGATCTACGTTTAACACCAGCCGATGAG GAAGAACTAAAAAGCAACAGAATAAAGAGGAGAGTTCATGAATTGCTATCTAAGGCCGCCGCCAAACCCAGAACTGCTGGTTTGAACCAACGTGAACTTCATTTTGTCTTCTTCCGTAAGCCAGATAGTTTTCAGGAGTCAGAAGACAGAACTGGCCATGTTTCTGGTGTGCACTTTGAAAAGACAGTTCTTAAAG GTGATGGCCCTGGAAAACAGATAGCCATCGGCACTGGAGAATTTGAAGATATAAAATGCGG GTTGGTACTTAAGAGCATTGGTTACAAATCAGTACCAGTTGATGGCTTACCTTTTGATTATAAGAAAG GTATAGTTCCAAATTTTAGGGGTCGAGTGTTGAGTGACACGTCAGGGGATCCGACACTTCTTGAAGAGGGCTTGTATGTTTGTGGTTGGCTGAAGCGAGGACCAACTGGAATTGTGGCCACAAACCTGCATTGTGCTGAAGAAACT GTTTTGAGTATATCAGAAGACATtgaaaaaggaatgttgatttcATCAGCTGCCTTACCAAAACCGGGCAGAGAGGGTCTTCTCCAGCTACTACAAGATAGAGATGTGAGGATAGTTTCATTCAGTGATTGGGAAAAGATAGACTCCGAAGAAAAGAGGCTTGGAAGTTCAAGGAACAAGCCTAGGGAGAAACTCTCCACCTGGGATGAGCTACACAAAGCTGCCCTAGAATGA
- the LOC107632937 gene encoding uncharacterized protein LOC107632937 isoform X2, translating into MMPCLDPPGVLSFGWNFRNTPVIFGSAILGFLLQWSGALALGIQKEEAKIVAWESQQKAKAKATIRKLEMKLEKKRSSSMDKILNKLRRAQMKAGKMRSSMAMPQKQEQGQQGKQNSNPLKVFSLPNYIQLWSSSRCFSTYDH; encoded by the exons ATGATGCCCTGCTTAGACCCTCCGGGTGTCCTATCCTTTGGTTGGAACTTCAGAAACACACCCGTGATTTTTGGCTCGGCAATTCTTGGATTCTTGCTTCAGTGGTCTGGTGCTTTAGCATTAGG GATTCAGAAAGAGGAAGCCAAAATCGTTGCATGGGAAAGCCAACAGAAGGCAAAGGCTAAAGCAACAATACGCAAACTCGAG ATGAAACTGGAAAAGAAGAGATCGTCATCAATGGATAAGATTCTAAACAAGCTGAGAAGGGCGCAGATGAAAGCTGGAAAGATGAGAAGTTCAATGGCAATGCCTCAAAAACAAGAACAAGGACAACAGGGCAAGCAGAATTCCAACCCTCTCAAGGTTTTTTCATTACCAAATTATATTCAGTTATGGTCTTCAAGCAGATGCTTTAGCACTTATGATCACTGA
- the LOC107630280 gene encoding NADPH:adrenodoxin oxidoreductase, mitochondrial isoform X2: MQNVVILQARKWFSRSLSSFSSNPLKVCVVGSGPAGFYTAEKMLKAHQQAQVDIIDRLPTPFGLVRSGVAPDHPETKIVINQFSRVAQHEQCSFLGNVTLGSSISLSELRKLYHVVVLAYGAESDRSLGIPGESLKGIHSAREFVWWYNGHPDGRNLDPDLKNTDAAVILGQGNVALDVARILLRPTAELATTDIANYALAALEESSIRKVYLVGRRGPAQAACTAKELREILGIRNVDISIQEVDLRLTPADEEELKSNRIKRRVHELLSKAAAKPRTAGLNQRELHFVFFRKPDSFQESEDRTGHVSGVHFEKTVLKGDGPGKQIAIGTGEFEDIKCGLVLKSIGYKSVPVDGLPFDYKKGIVPNFRGRVLSDTSGDPTLLEEGLYVCGWLKRGPTGIVATNLHCAEETVRVSWFSIHIIPKDTLTDRSSKITTKSVTL; the protein is encoded by the exons ATGCAAAACGTGGTAATTTTGCAAGCAAGGAAATGGTTTTCAAGAAGCTTGTCGAGCTTTTCTTCGAACCCTTTGAAAGTCTGCGTAGTTGGAAGTGGCCCTGCTGGATTCTACACTGCCGAGAAG ATGTTGAAGGCTCATCAACAAGCACAGGTTGATATCATTGACCGGTTGCCCACGCCTTTCGGCTTGGTTCGCTCTGGTGTTGCACCCGATCACCCTGAAACAAAG ATTGTCATCAACCAGTTTTCACGGGTGGCGCAACACGAGCAATGCTCATTTCTTGGAAATGTGACCCTTGGATCTAGCATTTCTCTCTCTGAATTACGCAAGCTCTACCATGTG GTTGTCCTTGCATATGGTGCTGAAAGTGACAGAAGTCTTGGTATCCCAGGAGAA AGTTTGAAAGGGATACATTCAGCTAGAGAATTTGTTTGGTGGTATAACGGGCATCCTGATGGGCGAAATCTTGATCCAGACCTGAAGAACACAGATGCAGCTGTAATTCTTGGTCAG GGAAATGTTGCTCTTGATGTTGCACGCATTCTTTTACGGCCTACTGCAGAGTTAGCAACAACTGATATTGCCAATTATGCTTTGGCTGCTTTGGAGGAGAGCTCTATCAG GAAGGTCTATTTGGTCGGAAGACGTGGTCCTGCCCAAGCGGCTTGCACTGCAAAAGAACTGCGGGAGATTCTTG GTATTCGTAACGTTGATATATCCATACAGGAAGTGGATCTACGTTTAACACCAGCCGATGAG GAAGAACTAAAAAGCAACAGAATAAAGAGGAGAGTTCATGAATTGCTATCTAAGGCCGCCGCCAAACCCAGAACTGCTGGTTTGAACCAACGTGAACTTCATTTTGTCTTCTTCCGTAAGCCAGATAGTTTTCAGGAGTCAGAAGACAGAACTGGCCATGTTTCTGGTGTGCACTTTGAAAAGACAGTTCTTAAAG GTGATGGCCCTGGAAAACAGATAGCCATCGGCACTGGAGAATTTGAAGATATAAAATGCGG GTTGGTACTTAAGAGCATTGGTTACAAATCAGTACCAGTTGATGGCTTACCTTTTGATTATAAGAAAG GTATAGTTCCAAATTTTAGGGGTCGAGTGTTGAGTGACACGTCAGGGGATCCGACACTTCTTGAAGAGGGCTTGTATGTTTGTGGTTGGCTGAAGCGAGGACCAACTGGAATTGTGGCCACAAACCTGCATTGTGCTGAAGAAACTGTACGTGTGTCTTGGTTTTCCATTCATATTATTCCTAAGGACACTTTAACTGACCGTAGTAGTAAGATAACAACAAAATCAGTCACACTATGA
- the LOC107630280 gene encoding NADPH:adrenodoxin oxidoreductase, mitochondrial isoform X3, with translation MQNVVILQARKWFSRSLSSFSSNPLKVCVVGSGPAGFYTAEKMLKAHQQAQVDIIDRLPTPFGLVRSGVAPDHPETKIVINQFSRVAQHEQCSFLGNVTLGSSISLSELRKLYHVVVLAYGAESDRSLGIPGESLKGIHSAREFVWWYNGHPDGRNLDPDLKNTDAAVILGQGNVALDVARILLRPTAELATTDIANYALAALEESSIRKVYLVGRRGPAQAACTAKELREILGIRNVDISIQEVDLRLTPADEEELKSNRIKRRVHELLSKAAAKPRTAGLNQRELHFVFFRKPDSFQESEDRTGHVSGVHFEKTVLKGDGPGKQIAIGTGEFEDIKCGLVLKSIGYKSVPVDGLPFDYKKGRKTINASDPFTSTLSIRVV, from the exons ATGCAAAACGTGGTAATTTTGCAAGCAAGGAAATGGTTTTCAAGAAGCTTGTCGAGCTTTTCTTCGAACCCTTTGAAAGTCTGCGTAGTTGGAAGTGGCCCTGCTGGATTCTACACTGCCGAGAAG ATGTTGAAGGCTCATCAACAAGCACAGGTTGATATCATTGACCGGTTGCCCACGCCTTTCGGCTTGGTTCGCTCTGGTGTTGCACCCGATCACCCTGAAACAAAG ATTGTCATCAACCAGTTTTCACGGGTGGCGCAACACGAGCAATGCTCATTTCTTGGAAATGTGACCCTTGGATCTAGCATTTCTCTCTCTGAATTACGCAAGCTCTACCATGTG GTTGTCCTTGCATATGGTGCTGAAAGTGACAGAAGTCTTGGTATCCCAGGAGAA AGTTTGAAAGGGATACATTCAGCTAGAGAATTTGTTTGGTGGTATAACGGGCATCCTGATGGGCGAAATCTTGATCCAGACCTGAAGAACACAGATGCAGCTGTAATTCTTGGTCAG GGAAATGTTGCTCTTGATGTTGCACGCATTCTTTTACGGCCTACTGCAGAGTTAGCAACAACTGATATTGCCAATTATGCTTTGGCTGCTTTGGAGGAGAGCTCTATCAG GAAGGTCTATTTGGTCGGAAGACGTGGTCCTGCCCAAGCGGCTTGCACTGCAAAAGAACTGCGGGAGATTCTTG GTATTCGTAACGTTGATATATCCATACAGGAAGTGGATCTACGTTTAACACCAGCCGATGAG GAAGAACTAAAAAGCAACAGAATAAAGAGGAGAGTTCATGAATTGCTATCTAAGGCCGCCGCCAAACCCAGAACTGCTGGTTTGAACCAACGTGAACTTCATTTTGTCTTCTTCCGTAAGCCAGATAGTTTTCAGGAGTCAGAAGACAGAACTGGCCATGTTTCTGGTGTGCACTTTGAAAAGACAGTTCTTAAAG GTGATGGCCCTGGAAAACAGATAGCCATCGGCACTGGAGAATTTGAAGATATAAAATGCGG GTTGGTACTTAAGAGCATTGGTTACAAATCAGTACCAGTTGATGGCTTACCTTTTGATTATAAGAAAGGTAGAAAAACAATTAATGCTTCGGATCCATTCACTTCTACTCTGTCAATACGTGTG GTATAG
- the LOC107632933 gene encoding uncharacterized protein LOC107632933, translating into MTSKFHANQLASGNIQVSCFDWQNEVFEVREMPSGLEYAVDLRRQRCDCGEFQVDRIPCRHVFACCANQRLDWQAYVHDVYKMDQVQRVYRTRFRPLGNPTTWPAYNGPRFVPNPFLRRVTKGRPKMTCFLNDMDTRMLRHPRRCRQCGVEGHSHSRCRQSAGANADGDAQ; encoded by the coding sequence ATGACCTCAAAGTTCCATGCAAACCAGCTAGCATCAGGAAATATCCAGGTCAGTTGCTTCGACTGGCAGAATGAGGTCTTTGAGGTGCGTGAGATGCCAAGTGGACTGGAATATGCCGTCGACCTCCGTCGACAACGATGTGACTGTGGTGAGTTCCAGGTAGACCGGATTCCTTGTCGACATGTATTTGCATGTTGTGCAAATCAACGACTAGATTGGCAAGCGTATGTGCATGATGTGTATAAGATGGACCAAGTTCAGCGGGTCTACCGAACTAGGTTTAGGCCACTGGGGAATCCTACTACATGGCCCGCTTACAACGGGCCTCGATTCGTACCGAATCCATTCCTGAGACGCGTTACCAAAGGTCGCCCCAAGATGACGTGCTTCTTGAATGATATGGACACGCGAATGTTACGTCATCCCAGGCGATGTAGGCAATGTGGGGTTGAGGGACACAGTCATAGTAGATGCCGTCAGTCAGCTGGTGCAAATGCCGACGGAGATGCTCAGTAG
- the LOC107632935 gene encoding protein FAR1-RELATED SEQUENCE 9-like: MWANAYIRGKFFAGLKTTSRCEALNMQIGKFIGNGYNLREFIKHFQHYLEFMRRRELVADYKSVYGQPIVKSKLEALESYAATVYTKEVFELFREVLLLSSNVRVVSCKKTSTCSLFEVTMYCRDQSWSVAWDEADDEFTCSCLRMESFGIPCVHMVGVFVYLNITQLPVKTICKGWTKKAKQPAVDSSGQVGEIPDTAYMSMHAALLNDCRELIKLAC, encoded by the coding sequence ATGTGGGCTAATGCGTATATTAGAGGCAAATTTTTTGCTGGGCTGAAGACAACGTCTCGATGTGAGGCATTGAACATGCAGATTGGGAAATTTATTGGGAACGGATATAATCTACGTGAATTTATTAAGCATTTTCAACACTATCTCGAGTTCATGAGAAGAAGAGAGTTAGTCGCCGATTATAAATCTGTGTATGGGCAACCCATTGTTAAGTCGAAGTTGGAGGCCTTGGAAAGCTACGCAGCAACAGTATACACGAAAGAGGTTTTTGAACTATTCCGGGAGGTCCTCCTTTTGTCTAGCAATGTAAGAGTTGTATCTTGCAAGAAAACTAGCACGTGTTCCCTGTTTGAGGTCACCATGTACTGCCGGGACCAGTCCTGGAGTGTGGCTTGGGATGAGGCGGATGACGAATTTACTTGCTCATGCTTGCGTATGGAATCATTTGGCATTCCTTGTGTGCACATGGTGGGGGTGTTTGTTTATCTGAACATCACTCAGCTTCCGGTGAAGACCATATGCAAAGGATGGACGAAGAAGGCCAAGCAACCGGCAGTGGACTCATCTGGACAGGTAGGCGAGATTCCTGATACTGCGTATATGAGCATGCACGCAGCTTTGCTAAATGATTGTAGAGAGTTAATTAAGTTGGCCTGCTAG
- the LOC110269430 gene encoding uncharacterized protein LOC110269430 — MMKVIRIWMLTIKSRSHSHLHHPLHLQTHFYKNNLCPQANMYLKHNLPHRTQYVSNIGVCHSLTHEKELLLASCLVSWLQMQDNHNMPSSLITLWRVGIPWMRGIRAALRRVLLEENANTLEQETDGYLVDESDDEDEDEEDEIEESDEDEESRNDGEARTPDETGKGYNLRVDPPRRSASRYTSSMFKKAAKKCKNLVKDVKWAMKKIVVV, encoded by the exons ATGATGAAGGTAATCAGGATATGGATGTTGACAATCAAGAGCAGGAGCCACAGTCACCTCCACCACCCCCTCCACCTCCAAACCCACTTCTACAAGAACAACCTATGTCCTCAAGCCAATATGTACCTCAAACACAATTTACCCCATCGTACCCAATACGTCAGCAATATTGGGGTATGCCACAGTTTGACTCATGAGAAGGAGCTTCTTTTAGCCAGTTGCTTGGTTTCATGGCTGCAGATGCAGGACAATCACAATATGCCCAGCAGCCTGATTACTTTATGGCGGGTAGGTATTCCTTGGATGCGTGGCATTCGTGCCGCACTTCGTCGGGTGCTTCTGGAGG AAAATGCTAACACACTTGAACAAGAGACTGATGGGTATCTAGTAGATGAATCGGACGATGAGGACGAGGATGAGGAGGATGAAATAGAGGAGTCCGATGAGGATGAAGAATCCCGTAATGATG GTGAGGCACGTACTCCAGATGAGACAGGCAAAGGTTACAATCTCAGGGTTGATCCACCACGTCGTAGCGCTAGTCGATACACTTCTTCTATGTTCAAAAAAGCCGCCAAGAAGTGCAAAAATCttgtgaaagatgtaaagtggGCAATGAAAAAAATAGTTGTTGTGTAG
- the LOC107632937 gene encoding uncharacterized protein LOC107632937 isoform X1, with translation MMPCLDPPGVLSFGWNFRNTPVIFGSAILGFLLQWSGALALGWPKGHATKLTSFQESNSEIQTSCSDIAKSTMDITKIQKEEAKIVAWESQQKAKAKATIRKLEMKLEKKRSSSMDKILNKLRRAQMKAGKMRSSMAMPQKQEQGQQGKQNSNPLKVFSLPNYIQLWSSSRCFSTYDH, from the exons ATGATGCCCTGCTTAGACCCTCCGGGTGTCCTATCCTTTGGTTGGAACTTCAGAAACACACCCGTGATTTTTGGCTCGGCAATTCTTGGATTCTTGCTTCAGTGGTCTGGTGCTTTAGCATTAGG GTGGCCTAAAGGTCATGCAACAAAGCTCACCTCCTTTCAAGAAAGTAATAGTGAAATCCAAACTTCATGTTCAGATATTGCAAAGTCCACCATGGACATAACCAA GATTCAGAAAGAGGAAGCCAAAATCGTTGCATGGGAAAGCCAACAGAAGGCAAAGGCTAAAGCAACAATACGCAAACTCGAG ATGAAACTGGAAAAGAAGAGATCGTCATCAATGGATAAGATTCTAAACAAGCTGAGAAGGGCGCAGATGAAAGCTGGAAAGATGAGAAGTTCAATGGCAATGCCTCAAAAACAAGAACAAGGACAACAGGGCAAGCAGAATTCCAACCCTCTCAAGGTTTTTTCATTACCAAATTATATTCAGTTATGGTCTTCAAGCAGATGCTTTAGCACTTATGATCACTGA